CAAGAAACTGCACTGCGCATTGACCAGCACCGGCCCGTGGCGGGAATCGAAATCGCTGCCGAGCTCTTGCAGCCATTCGATGCGCGCCTGTTCCATATAGCGGAAATAGATCGTATTGTTGACGTGGCCAAGCGCATCCATATCGCCCCAGCGCATCGCGATCCGCGTGGTGTGGACGTGTTTTCTGGTTTCCATTATCTCAACTTTCGTGAATACTGCCATGATCTACCCTCAGCCGGCTGCAAGCAGCATCGGCCCGGTGCGTTGCTCAACATGCGAGGAACAACACTAACCGCAGACGAAGCCTAGCATTCTGCCGCAAAATCCCCGACAATTAGCACATCCGTTCGAAAAATTAATTATAGGTAAAGAGACAATGACTCCAACCCCAGGGCAGAACCAGCAGAATTTCCTAGAACAATACGGTCCGCGCGAAGCGATGGAATACGATGTAGTGGTGGTCGGCGGCGGCCCCGCCGGCCTGGCGGCCGCGATCCGCCTCAAGCAGCAAGCCACCGAACAAGGACGCGAAGTGTCCGTCTGCGTACTGGAAAAAGGCAGCGAAATCGGCGCCCACATCCTGTCCGGCGCGGTGATGGACCCGCAGGCGCTGACCGAACTGCTGCCTAACTGGAAAGAACTGGGCGCACCGCTGACGACTGAAGTCAGCGAAGACCGCTTCCTGTTCCTGACCGAGAAAAAAGCCTACAAGACGCCTAACTGGATGCTGCCAGCCTGCTTCCAGAACCATGGCAATTACGTCATCTCGCTGGCGAATGTGGTGCGCTGGCTCGGCCAGCAGGCTGAACTGCTGGGCGTGGAAATCTTCCCCGGCTTCCCGGCTGCCGAAGTACTGTACAACGAAGATGGTTCGGTCAAGGGCGTCGCCACCGGCAACATGGGCGTGGACCGTCACGGCCAGCCTACCGACGCCTTCCAGCTCGGCATGGAACTGCACGCCAAGTACACCCTGTTCGCCGAAGGCGCGCGCGGCCACCTCGGCAAGCAGCTGATGGCGAAATTCGACCTCAACAAAGGCAAAGATCCGCAGACCTATGCGATCGGCATCAAGGAACTGTGGGAAATCGATCCCAAGCTGCATCAGCCAGGCCTGGTGGTGCATACCGCCGGCTGGCCGCTGGATACCCAGACCTATGGCGGCTCCTTCCTGTATCACCTGGAAAACAACCAGGTCGCGGTCGGTTATGTGGTCGGCCTGGCTTACGAAAACCCCTACCTGTCGCCTTACGAAGAATTCCAGCGCTACAAGACGCATCCGGAAATCAGCAAATTCTTCCAGGGCGGCAAGCGCATTTCCTACGGCGCCCGCGCGATTACCGCTGGCGGCTTGCAGTCGCTGCCCAAACTGACCTTCCCGGGCGGTGCGCTGATCGGCTGCGACGCCGGCTTCCTCAACGCCAGCCGTATCAAGGGCAGCCACGCCGCCATCAAGACCGGCATGCTGGCCGCCAACGCTGCATTTGAAGCCCTGGGCAACAACCGCCAGTTCGATGAGCTGAGCGCCTACAGCCAGGCATTCGAGCAGTCCTGGCTACACGAAGAACTGCACAAGGCGCGCAACTTCAAGCCATGGATGAGCAAGGGCCTGTACCTGGGCACCCTGATGGTCGGCATCGACCAGGTGGTGTTCGGCGGCAAGGCGCCGTGGACCCTGCGCCACACCCATGCCGATCACGAATGCCTGAAGCCAGCCGCCAACTACACGCCGATCAAGTATCCGAAGCCGGATGGCAAGCTGACCTTCGACCGCCTGTCGTCGGTGTTCATTTCCAACACCAACCATGCCGAAGACCAGCCCATCCACCTGACCCTGAAAGATCCGAACGTGCCGGTCAACGTCAACCTGCGCGACTATGCCGGACCGGAAGCGCGCTACTGCCCTGCCGGCGTGTATGAGTTCGTCACCAATGAGGATAATACCGAACGCCTGCAGATCAATGCGCAGAACTGCGTGCATTGCAAGACTTGCGACATCAAGGATCCGACGCAGAATATCGTGTGGGTGACGCCGGAAGGCGGCGGCGGTCCGAATTATCCAAATATGTAATTCCATCCCAAAGGCTGCGCATGCAGCCTTTTTCATACCTATCCGATGACAAGCTGGCGCGGCAGACACAATTACCCGGCACGCAGGTTGAGTGAACGTACACTCAACCTCCTGCTGCTCAATGGCCTCTTCGCCAAATTGAGCTATCGGCTTGGTTTGCACGGCAAGCTAGGCGTATCGCACTACGCCGTGGAACTGGAAGCGGGAAAAAGACTAACCACGCCGCTGCGCATAGGATTTGCATCTGATTTCCACGCCGGCCCGACTACCAGCCCACGGATATTTGCAGATCTCTTCGATGAAATCGATCGCCAGCAGCCAGACGTACTGTTGCTAGGCGGGGATTTTGTTTCCGGGCATGCGCATTATGCGCAGGCGCTCACAGCAGGATTGGCTGCCATCCAGCCCCGCTACGGGAAATATGCGGTCATGGGAAACCACGATCTGTGGACGAACGATGCGCAGCTGTCTGCGATTCTGGACGAAGCTGGCGTAGAGGTTTTGATCAACCGCAATCGTCCGCTGCCGGCGCCCTATGAAGCCGTCTCGATCTGCGGCCTGGACGATCCTTGGACCGGCACGCCGGATATACATCGAACGGTCGGCAATGCCAGGGAAATACGCATACTGCTGATGCACGCGCCCGACGGCTTGCTGCTGCTGGAGGGCCAGCGCTTCGATCTCAGCTTCGCCGGGCATACGCATGGCGGCCAGGTCGCCTTCGCGGACGGCACGCCCGTCCTCGTGCCGCACGGA
This Collimonas sp. PA-H2 DNA region includes the following protein-coding sequences:
- a CDS encoding electron transfer flavoprotein-ubiquinone oxidoreductase, translating into MTPTPGQNQQNFLEQYGPREAMEYDVVVVGGGPAGLAAAIRLKQQATEQGREVSVCVLEKGSEIGAHILSGAVMDPQALTELLPNWKELGAPLTTEVSEDRFLFLTEKKAYKTPNWMLPACFQNHGNYVISLANVVRWLGQQAELLGVEIFPGFPAAEVLYNEDGSVKGVATGNMGVDRHGQPTDAFQLGMELHAKYTLFAEGARGHLGKQLMAKFDLNKGKDPQTYAIGIKELWEIDPKLHQPGLVVHTAGWPLDTQTYGGSFLYHLENNQVAVGYVVGLAYENPYLSPYEEFQRYKTHPEISKFFQGGKRISYGARAITAGGLQSLPKLTFPGGALIGCDAGFLNASRIKGSHAAIKTGMLAANAAFEALGNNRQFDELSAYSQAFEQSWLHEELHKARNFKPWMSKGLYLGTLMVGIDQVVFGGKAPWTLRHTHADHECLKPAANYTPIKYPKPDGKLTFDRLSSVFISNTNHAEDQPIHLTLKDPNVPVNVNLRDYAGPEARYCPAGVYEFVTNEDNTERLQINAQNCVHCKTCDIKDPTQNIVWVTPEGGGGPNYPNM
- a CDS encoding metallophosphoesterase; this translates as MTSWRGRHNYPARRLSERTLNLLLLNGLFAKLSYRLGLHGKLGVSHYAVELEAGKRLTTPLRIGFASDFHAGPTTSPRIFADLFDEIDRQQPDVLLLGGDFVSGHAHYAQALTAGLAAIQPRYGKYAVMGNHDLWTNDAQLSAILDEAGVEVLINRNRPLPAPYEAVSICGLDDPWTGTPDIHRTVGNAREIRILLMHAPDGLLLLEGQRFDLSFAGHTHGGQVAFADGTPVLVPHGPLCRKYHFGRHQIEHNGSLIVSRGVGCSTLPIRLNADPELVICTVY